In the Terriglobus sp. RCC_193 genome, CAGCAGGTGTACAGCAAAGCCATTTCGCGCTTTCGTGATGGCACCCTGGTCGGTGGCAAGAAGTACAGTTCGCGCTATGTGGGATCGTTCATTGCAGACTTTCATCGCACCCTGCTGAAGGGCGGCGTGTTCCTCTATCCGGCGACCAAGAAAGCTCCCAATGGCAAACTGCGCCTGCTGTATGAGGCCAATCCATTGAGCTTTATTGCAGAGCAGGCTGGAGGCGCCGCCAGCAATGGACGCTATCGCATCCTGGAGATCGTGCCTACGGAACCGCACGTACGCACGCCCCTGATTATCGGCAGCCAGTCGGAAGTGGCTGCGATCGGCGGACTGATTTCCATCTCACCAAGGGAGTAGTGTGACGGAAGTTCAGTCAGCCAATCGCATCTATTACGACGAGCCTGCAACGCTGGAGTTTACAGCCGAAGTCACTGCTATCCGTGAACTGGCAAGAGTGGATGGCCAGCAGGTGTGGCAGATTGCGCTGGACCGTACCGCCTTTTATCCCACCAGCGGAGGCCAGCCCTATGACACGGGTGTGCTTGTAGCAACAGCACGCTCCGGCGCTTCGCTGGAAGTACCCATTACGAACGTCGAAGAAGATGAAGCCGGTGAGGTGTGGCACACCACCGCCAAGCCGTTACAGGAAGGCACAACCGTCTTCGGTCGTATTGAAGCGGCGCGCCGTCACGACCACATGCAGCAGCACAGCGGCCAGCATCTGCTTTCCGCAATTCTCGACCGCGACTTCGCTGCACGCACTGTCTCCTTCCACCTGGGAGACGATGTCTCCACCATTGATCTGGAAGGCCCGACACTCACCGACGCGCAACTGCAATCCGCCGCAGACGAAGCGAATCGCATCGTCGCTGCAGCGCTGCCGCTTGGTATCCGCTATGTCACCAGCGCAGAAGCCGCTGTGATGAAAGAACAGGGCCTGCTGCGCAAGCTGCCTCCTCGCTCCGGCAATATCCGCATCATCGAAATTCCAGGCATCGACACGAATGCCTGCGGCGGAACGCACGTTACCACGACGGCAGAGATTGGTCCGCTCATGCTGCGTGGGACAGAAAAAGTACGTGGCAATCTGAGACTCTCTTTTGTCTGCGGGAATCGCGCGCTTGCCACGGTCAATGCAGACTTCTGTCGATTGCGGGAGGCGGCATCCATACTTACGACAGCGCCATCTGAAATCGTCGCCAGCATCGAACGCATCCGCACAGAAAACCGCTCACTGCAAAAGGAACGCGCCAATCTTCTGGACGAAATCGCATCGTTGGAAGCAGGCAAACTGGCCTCGGCTGCACATGGAAGTGTCATCCATTCCCTCCCACCGGATCGCGATGCTGCGTATGCAAAATTGCTGGCGTCCAAGCTAGTCCGCGAAACCACCACGCCGGTCGCATACATCGTCGCCACTGACGGAGAACGAGCCAGCGCAGTGCTCGCCGCAAAGCCGGGCGTACTCGACTGCGGAACAGTGCTGCGAACCGCTCTGAATACGCTGGAAGCACGCGGCGGTGGCAGTGCGGAAATGGCGCAGGGAGCGGTCCCGGCAGAACAAGCCAAATCACTGCTCAATGCACTGCGCACCTCTCTTCCCTAAGCCCCTCCGTGGTTTCAACACACCGTGGAAACGTCTCCCTAAGACTTTGAGCACAGAGAGGCTTCCTGTTACACTCAGGATGTTGTTCGCGCCGCAGGATGTGACGCTGGAGCAACAAATGGGCAGCGGAAACGCCTGCCAACCCCTCAAGGGCCTGTAGCTCAGCTGGGAGAGCGCCTCGTTCGCAACGAGGAGGTCAGCGGTTCGATCCCGCTCAGGTCCACCAATCCTTCCCCAAAGTCTTCTATCCACAGCCATACTTGCAGACATTCTGATCGCTGTGGTGCGGTCCCCATCGCACGCAGAAAAATTCTTTCCTAACCGCTTTCCAAACTCATTGTCTAATCGAGCGAATGGAACGGGACGAGTCAGCAGCCATCCAGCGTGTGCTTCGCGGTGATCGCGATAGCTATCGCCTGCTCATGGAGCGGCATTACCCGGTTGCGTATCGCATGGCTTTTCGTATCACCGGCAATGCCGAAGATGCGGAAGAAGCCACACAGGACGCATTCCTTCGCGCCTACCGCAAGCTGGAAAGCTTTCGGCATGACAGCAACTTCTCAACCTGGGTGAACCGCATCGCAATGAATTCTGCACTCAATCTCGTGGAACGCCGGATGCGGGACATAAGCCATGGAGCGCAGAAGCTGGACGAACCCGCATCTCCCGGAACGCTCCCACTGCAGGTGGCTGATGGCCACGCGGGACCGGAGAGGCAGCTTCTGAATGCGGAGTCGGCGCGGTTGCGCCTCAAAGCGATGGAAGCGCTCACGCCGATGGAGCGTACGGCATTCACCATGCGACACATGGAAGATCTCTCCATTGCCGAGATTGCAGAAGCTCTGCGCGTTCCAAACAATTCCGCAAAGCAAGCGGTCTTTCGCGCCGTAAGCAAATTACGAGTTTCATTAGCTTCGCTTGCAGGAGGAATGCGATGAGCCATCAACATTGGCCCGACAACTTGCAAAACGATGAACAGGAACTGATCGCTTTCCACCTGGGCGAAACATGCGATGAAAAGGCTATCCGCGCACGCCTGCAAACGGATGAGGCATACGCTGCGCTTTCAGAATCCATACAACGCACACTTCGCATCTTTTCTGCAGAGCCCGTACCTGCACCGGATACCCAGGCTGCATGGCTACATCTGCGAAACAGTCTTCCCGTCCTTGAACCTAAAAAGCAGACGTACTTCTGGCAACGATTCGCCCTCGTACCTGCTGGCGCCATCGCCTTACTGTTGCTGATCGCAGCTTTTTTCGTGCCACATCTTCTGCGCAAACACGCAGAGACAAATGAAGCAGGAGTGATCCAGCTTCGGGTACCTGCCGCGAGCATTGGACCCCGGGGCGTCTCGGATCATCTGGACCGCGCTGAACGGTGGCTCACCGTCGTGAATCATGCAACCGCACCCTTGGACGAGCAGACACAGGCAGAAGGTGAGCGATTGCTTACCAGCAATGCGGTGTATTTACGTGAGGCGCGTAACCGTGGCGATCTGCCGGATGCATTTGCACTGGAGCGACTGGGGCGTGTGCTGACGTCAGCACACAATCCGGATGAAGGTGGAATGCATCTGCGGGTGGAGATGAATACCGACGGCCTTTTGTTTGACCTGCGCATCCTGCGCCAGAACCACAGCCATCTGACTGGAGAACCCCAATGAAACTGACACTTCGCACAGCATGTCTTTTTGCTGCGTGCTGCACTTCCCCGCTGATGCATGCCGCCACATTCGAACTACCTGCAGCAGTCTCTGCCGAAGATGATTACGCGCGCGGCACACAGGCGCTGGATCAACAGCGGTGGCAGGACGCCATTGCCAGCTTCGATCGTGTGGTGGAAACCAAGGGTAAGAAGGCAGACGCCGCACTGTATTGGAAGGCGTATGCATTGAACAAGCTTGGTCGCAATGAGTTAGTAAGCAGCACCTGCGCACAATTACATACAAGCTTCGCCAGCAGCACCTGGAACAAGGACTGCGCTGCACTTACCGTTGCAGGCGCTTCTTCAGATGGCAATGTTTCGTCGGACCACGGTCCCCGACACAGTAGCGCTGGATCTGACGCAGACTTGAAAGCTCTCGCTTTGAACTCGCTGCTGAACCGTGATCCTGCACAGGCGTTGCCGCTCATTCGCAACATTCTCACCGGAAGCAATCCCGTGGAATTGAAGCAGCGAGCGCTCACCATGCTGGCGCAGAATGCTTCACCGGACGCTCAGGCATTGGTACGCGATGTAGCGGCAGGAAAGATTGCGCCGGAAGAACAGAAACATGCCATACGCATGATGGGTGTCTTTCAAGGCAAACGTGCCGATGACACACTTGCAGAGATCTATCGCACCTCGAACGATCATGCCATCAAGCGAACGGTAATCTCGTCGCTGTTCATTGCTGGCGATGCTCCGCGAATGGTCGAGCTTGCACGTAATGAAAAAGACCTGAGCCTGAAACACGATATCGTTTCCCAGCTTGCCCTGATGCAGGACAAAGCGGCAACCGATTACATGATGGAACTTCTGAAGTAAGTCACCACAGCGATAACACTCCAAACATGTCTCGACATGTCCTGGACATTCCATGCTTTGAAGGAGGCGCCATGCGCAAAATAATCCTGCTTTCGTTACTCGCTCTTCCGCTCGCGGCACAGCAGCCGAAGATTCAGAATGGGCAGTTCAGCGTCGCATCCACGTCAAATCTGACGAGTGAAATCAACGCACTCAAATCCGCCAACACCGTTTCGTGGTTGACCTACACCATTCCTACTTCACGCAAAATCCAGAACGGCTGGAACCCCGACAGCGTGGCATACCTTGAGAGCGATCATGATCGCGATAGAAACGATCAGAACGACAATACGCATGAGTCGTATCGTGCACTCCTTCTACTGCGCGTCGCTGACCATGCAGTGCAGGCCATCCGCGTGGAAGACCCGGAACGCAAACTGGATGCAGGTGGAACCAAGGTCGAGTTTCTGCCAACGGTTGATCCTACTCAAAGCATTGCATTGCTTCAGTCTCTGGCAGAAGAAGCCGCATCAAATAAACTGCGCGACAGTTCCATCTTTGCCATCAGCCTTCACAATGCAAACGCAACTGTACCTGCGCTGGTAGCGCTCGGTTCTGCAAATCATGATTTGCAGGTTCGTGAGAAGGCTGCTTTCTGGCTCAGCACACAGCATGGCAAAGCGGCACTTCCGACCCTCGATAACTGGCTGCGCGACGATAAGGATGATCGTTTTCGTGAGAAGCTGACCTTCGATCTTACGTTGACTCGCGAGCCCTCCGCGGCAGATATCCTGATCCGCACGGCGCATCAGGACACATCGTCGAAGGTGCGCAAACAAGCCCAGTTCTGGATGGCAAACATTGCTGGCAAGCGTGTTGCCGGCAGTCTGAGCGATTCGGCGAAAAACGATCCTGATGAAAGCGTGCGTAAATCCGCTGTGTTCGCTCTGTCGAGACTGCCGAATGAAGAAGGTACTCCACGCCTTATTGAACTGGCACAGAACAATAAAGATGCTGCCGTTCGCAAACAGGCGGTCTTCTGGCTGGGACAGTCCAACGATCCACGCGCACTGGAGTATCTGACGCAACTCGTAAAACAATAAGTGCGTGGTCCTCATACGAATCAATAACTGGGTAGGAATACGGATAAGGTCGCGCCTGCTCGGTCAGCCCTACGCAAAGAGCAATCGCATGCCTCACTTTGAGGTGCTGCTCCGTACCAGCAAACTGGCGGGTGAGGCGACAGCGAATGCTGTCGTTGCATCGCGCATCCTTTCCCTAAAATCTTTTCACCTCAACAGTTACCAACCGGCGGCCAGCATGACACGCAACGAACCGTAATACAACTGACTGGTTCGTCAGGCAAAGCAAAAGGGACAGACGATTCGTCTGTCCCTTTTGTTCTTCTGCCAAGACTACTGCTGTGGCTTGTCCGTTGGAGCTGGTGGCGGTGTCGTATCGCCTGCAGGCTTGGTGGAAGTCCCCGCGGCGGCGCCGCCGCCAGTCGCAGGCTGGCTCGGACCGTCAACCTGGTGCAAACGATCAGGAAGGCCGTTGTCATCCAGCGGCGCCGGCTTCTCAACTGTCTTCTCCTGCAGGCGTTCCTTGGTTTCGCCCTTCTGACGCTTCGGCTTTTTCTTCTTGTCGGCCGTGCTGCCATTCAAACCAAGCGCGCCAGACTGCACAGACTTATCCTGCTTCTCAACAGAGGTCGCAGCAATCGGCGTCGCCTTGGCCTTTTCGATGACCTTGGCCTTCTGTACGTTTGCCTTCTTCTGCTTTACTTCCACTGCGCGGCTGGCATAACGCGACTTCGCATGCTTTTCCTGCTTGGGAGCCATTGGATCGGTCTCATCCGGAGCATTTGCAGCGACAGTGTTCGTCGATTCCTGCAGGGGGCTGATGGCCTGTCCCGGAGCGGCCGCGCTGGTGGCAGCGTTTGCGGCATCACCATCGGCGGCGCCTTCCGGCAACGCTGTGCGCGGAGCCTGACCATAACGAATCTTCTCGCGCTTAATCTTCTTCGCCTTACCGTTCTTGTCCAACTCCTGTGTGGCTGGTGTCGCGGCCGCGACGGCTTGCACACGCTTACGCTCATCCATGCGCTGCTTTTCAACCTGCTTCTTCTTCGGAGCTGGCGGCACGTACGCGGAGAAGACGGGCTTCGTCTCCTTTGCGCTGGCGCCGCTGTCCACGAATCCCGGGCGAACGTCCAGGTACGCTTCTTCACGAAGTTTTGTCAGATAGGCGCGCAGAGCAGGCTGAATTGCTTCCTGATACATTGCGTTCTGCACGTCGCCTTCAATCTGCTCCAGCGGCGGCGAGCCTGCCTGCTGATGCTCCGTCACCTTTAGGATGACGTAACCCTGACGGGTACGGATGGGTTCCGTAAAACCGCCAACCGGCAGTGGAAATGTCTTATCTTCCAGTACCTGCGCCAATGCTCCATGCTTGAACTGGCCCAGATCGCCGCCCTGCGCCGCCGTGGGACCGCCCGACGAAGACTTGGCGGTAGCCGCAAAATCCGCGCCACCCTTCAGCTTGTCGTAAATACCCTGCGACGACTTCTGCGCTGCTTCAATCTGCGTATCGTCTGCATTTGCTGCGGTCGGTACCAGGATTTCCGACAGTCGCACCTGCTCCGGCTGAGCAAAGTCCGCCTTGTGCTGCTCGTAATATTCGCGCAGAGCCGGGCCAGAGATCTTGCCGCTCAGGCTGCGACCCACTTCATCGCGAATCACTTCGCTGGTGATGATGTTGTTGCGGATATTCGCCTTGAAATCTTCCACCGACAGGCCCTGCTGGCGAACCGCGGCTTCCAGAGCTTCCATGGACGGGAAGTTGTTCTGCTTGCGGATTTCGTCCATGCGGCGGACAACTTCGGTATCCGGATTCAGGCCGAGTTCCTTGCCCTTCGACAACAGAAGCTGCTGATCGATGAGATCACGCAGCAGATTCTTTTGCCGCTCAGCAGGGTCGCCACCGTTGCCGCGGCTGGATGCCAATTCCTGCTGCAACTGGTCCTCGGCGCGTTGGACGTCCGAGCGCGAAATGATCTGGTCATTTACGCGGACCACAATGTCTTCCACCACTGTCGCATTCGGCGTGATGGAGGGCGTAACCGGCAGTGAGAACTGCGGCGTCGGCTCTGCAATCTGCTGCGCCTGCGGCACGCCCGGCGACTGGTAACGCGGACGCGGCATGTTCTGCGGCGCGGTCTGAGCTACGGCCACGGCAGCGGTGGAGAGAAGAACTCCGGCATAGATGCCGGCGCGGAACAGCCTGTTCAATTCGGTCATGCGTACCTGCGGAGAGACTTGGAAACGGGCACACTGACCCGCACGGTGTTAGACGAGCGAAGGCAAACCATCGTCATCGTCCAAACCATCTTCCCATTCTACAAGTCCCGGAGCGGATAAAGGGGACGCTGCCGTGTTTCGCAGGATAGAAATCGACGTGGCTCCCTCCCCGCACCGGGTGACATACCGGTGCTATACTCCGTCATACTCTGGAGCGCTCCTCGCGATCTGGAGGAGTGGTCGAAGCAGCAAGCTGAGGTTCCGATACCGCATGTCCACACGCACCCGCCGCGCCGTAGTTTCTCTCTCGCTGTTCTTCGCCACGTGCGCGGTCGGCGGCTCGCTGGTGAACAACAGCGTGAACGCCCAGTCCACCACGGACGAGAGTGCCGTTCGCGACAGCCTGCATCAGTTTACGGACGTATATTCCCTGGTGGAGCAGAATTACGCGGATAAGCTGGACAAGGACCATGTCGACAAGATCATCTATGACGGCGCAATCCCGAGCATGCTGCACGTGCTGGACCCCCACTCCAACTTCTACGATCCAAAGGCTTACGCGCAGATGCGCGAGGACCAGCACGGCCGCTACTATGGCGTGGGTATG is a window encoding:
- a CDS encoding HEAT repeat domain-containing protein translates to MRKIILLSLLALPLAAQQPKIQNGQFSVASTSNLTSEINALKSANTVSWLTYTIPTSRKIQNGWNPDSVAYLESDHDRDRNDQNDNTHESYRALLLLRVADHAVQAIRVEDPERKLDAGGTKVEFLPTVDPTQSIALLQSLAEEAASNKLRDSSIFAISLHNANATVPALVALGSANHDLQVREKAAFWLSTQHGKAALPTLDNWLRDDKDDRFREKLTFDLTLTREPSAADILIRTAHQDTSSKVRKQAQFWMANIAGKRVAGSLSDSAKNDPDESVRKSAVFALSRLPNEEGTPRLIELAQNNKDAAVRKQAVFWLGQSNDPRALEYLTQLVKQ
- a CDS encoding RNA polymerase sigma factor codes for the protein MERDESAAIQRVLRGDRDSYRLLMERHYPVAYRMAFRITGNAEDAEEATQDAFLRAYRKLESFRHDSNFSTWVNRIAMNSALNLVERRMRDISHGAQKLDEPASPGTLPLQVADGHAGPERQLLNAESARLRLKAMEALTPMERTAFTMRHMEDLSIAEIAEALRVPNNSAKQAVFRAVSKLRVSLASLAGGMR
- a CDS encoding peptidyl-prolyl cis-trans isomerase, which encodes MTELNRLFRAGIYAGVLLSTAAVAVAQTAPQNMPRPRYQSPGVPQAQQIAEPTPQFSLPVTPSITPNATVVEDIVVRVNDQIISRSDVQRAEDQLQQELASSRGNGGDPAERQKNLLRDLIDQQLLLSKGKELGLNPDTEVVRRMDEIRKQNNFPSMEALEAAVRQQGLSVEDFKANIRNNIITSEVIRDEVGRSLSGKISGPALREYYEQHKADFAQPEQVRLSEILVPTAANADDTQIEAAQKSSQGIYDKLKGGADFAATAKSSSGGPTAAQGGDLGQFKHGALAQVLEDKTFPLPVGGFTEPIRTRQGYVILKVTEHQQAGSPPLEQIEGDVQNAMYQEAIQPALRAYLTKLREEAYLDVRPGFVDSGASAKETKPVFSAYVPPAPKKKQVEKQRMDERKRVQAVAAATPATQELDKNGKAKKIKREKIRYGQAPRTALPEGAADGDAANAATSAAAPGQAISPLQESTNTVAANAPDETDPMAPKQEKHAKSRYASRAVEVKQKKANVQKAKVIEKAKATPIAATSVEKQDKSVQSGALGLNGSTADKKKKPKRQKGETKERLQEKTVEKPAPLDDNGLPDRLHQVDGPSQPATGGGAAAGTSTKPAGDTTPPPAPTDKPQQ
- a CDS encoding DHHA1 domain-containing protein, whose amino-acid sequence is MTEVQSANRIYYDEPATLEFTAEVTAIRELARVDGQQVWQIALDRTAFYPTSGGQPYDTGVLVATARSGASLEVPITNVEEDEAGEVWHTTAKPLQEGTTVFGRIEAARRHDHMQQHSGQHLLSAILDRDFAARTVSFHLGDDVSTIDLEGPTLTDAQLQSAADEANRIVAAALPLGIRYVTSAEAAVMKEQGLLRKLPPRSGNIRIIEIPGIDTNACGGTHVTTTAEIGPLMLRGTEKVRGNLRLSFVCGNRALATVNADFCRLREAASILTTAPSEIVASIERIRTENRSLQKERANLLDEIASLEAGKLASAAHGSVIHSLPPDRDAAYAKLLASKLVRETTTPVAYIVATDGERASAVLAAKPGVLDCGTVLRTALNTLEARGGGSAEMAQGAVPAEQAKSLLNALRTSLP
- a CDS encoding HEAT repeat domain-containing protein → MKLTLRTACLFAACCTSPLMHAATFELPAAVSAEDDYARGTQALDQQRWQDAIASFDRVVETKGKKADAALYWKAYALNKLGRNELVSSTCAQLHTSFASSTWNKDCAALTVAGASSDGNVSSDHGPRHSSAGSDADLKALALNSLLNRDPAQALPLIRNILTGSNPVELKQRALTMLAQNASPDAQALVRDVAAGKIAPEEQKHAIRMMGVFQGKRADDTLAEIYRTSNDHAIKRTVISSLFIAGDAPRMVELARNEKDLSLKHDIVSQLALMQDKAATDYMMELLK